In Pirellulales bacterium, a single genomic region encodes these proteins:
- a CDS encoding c-type cytochrome, with protein MRQLVVAVVLAANLAFAAEPIPYHQDNPPGSPLSPQQALQKMVVPSGFSVELVIAEPELINPVAMTIDERGRFWIAESIEYPRHEPGRGKDRIKVFEDTDRDGKFDRSEIFADGLNIPSGIVIGRGGVWVANAPDILFYKLGSDGRAVGPPEVVVTGFGRDDTHELPNSLTWGPDGWLYGLNGVFNRSVVKSNNGKTYEFTCAMFRIHPQTHEFQIFCEGTSNPWGLAFDGDGSAFVSACVIDHLWHLVETGYYRRQAGEYPQFTWLIESIVKHHHQKAAYCGLHYFDSDAYPEEYREMLYMGNIHGACINVDKLQHDGSTYSATGQPDFLAANDPWFMPISQKTGPDGCLYVLDWYDRYHCYQDASRDAPGVDRQQGRLYRIRYNGTPRAAPLNLAQESDDQLIARLASANIYFRDLAQRLLSERMHPELQSKLQSLVLNQSQPRKGRLHALWSLIGAGPLDRQFHLILLASDDSTFRAWGVRAAGDRNGEVEEIRERIVALTSDKDAEVRLQTAIASRKLKHLNAVPLLLRVLSKSDGDQLLPHIVWQNLHPFIESDPARFVKALEKYDLTQANPVADLLPRIAARLLAIGDESVVGLYELLLHQAHDQTAALQSQLAQLSRMIADKEISREQLRSLARRLDTMLIELRGGNNALGYEVQLLAAGVERPGASAELLEACQSTTIKPADRLRGLEMLLTKRESGAIQLARDIICDERSPLDARATMLTALRRCDDVGVAGEMLAAYSNFPPELQAKTISLLTERPGWSKSLLRAIGRKQLPPTVLNATQIANLLAGRDEELQRLIAEHWGAIRSERNPQREQVVNEMRQLIGSKRGDALAGAAVFKKTCAQCHQIFGHGFDVGPDLTSNGRNDFNQLLSNVFDPSLVIGRAYQAVSVVTSDGRSISGLLVEDGQARVVLKLQGGKQEIVRRDEIDAFQLSKLSLMPEGFEKQLQPEEIINLFAFLALEQAPEGWPEVELPTHKS; from the coding sequence GCCGAGCCAATTCCATACCATCAAGACAATCCTCCAGGTAGCCCCCTTTCGCCGCAGCAGGCGCTGCAAAAAATGGTTGTGCCCAGCGGCTTTTCGGTCGAACTCGTCATTGCGGAGCCGGAATTGATCAATCCGGTCGCAATGACGATCGACGAGCGCGGCCGATTCTGGATTGCCGAAAGCATCGAGTATCCTCGGCACGAACCGGGCCGCGGCAAAGATCGGATCAAGGTTTTTGAAGATACCGACCGCGACGGAAAGTTCGACCGCAGCGAGATCTTTGCCGACGGGTTGAACATCCCTTCGGGCATCGTCATCGGTCGCGGCGGCGTATGGGTGGCCAATGCGCCGGACATCTTATTCTACAAGCTCGGTTCCGACGGCAGGGCCGTCGGCCCACCAGAAGTTGTCGTCACCGGCTTCGGTCGCGACGACACACACGAGTTGCCCAATTCGCTCACCTGGGGGCCAGACGGTTGGCTCTATGGTTTGAACGGTGTTTTCAACCGCAGTGTTGTGAAAAGCAATAACGGCAAGACCTACGAATTTACATGCGCGATGTTTCGCATTCATCCGCAGACCCACGAATTTCAAATCTTCTGTGAAGGGACGAGTAACCCTTGGGGGCTTGCTTTCGATGGCGATGGGAGCGCATTTGTGAGCGCGTGCGTGATCGATCATCTCTGGCACCTCGTCGAAACCGGATACTATCGGCGACAGGCGGGTGAGTATCCGCAATTCACGTGGCTCATTGAATCCATCGTCAAACATCACCATCAAAAAGCCGCGTACTGCGGCCTGCATTATTTCGACAGTGACGCCTATCCCGAAGAGTATCGCGAAATGCTCTATATGGGAAACATCCATGGCGCATGTATCAATGTTGATAAGCTACAACACGATGGCTCAACCTACAGTGCCACCGGCCAGCCCGATTTCCTGGCGGCCAACGATCCGTGGTTCATGCCGATTTCGCAGAAAACCGGCCCAGATGGCTGCCTGTATGTACTCGACTGGTACGACCGCTATCACTGTTATCAAGACGCCAGCCGCGATGCGCCGGGGGTCGATCGGCAGCAAGGGCGACTCTATCGCATTCGGTATAACGGCACGCCGCGAGCAGCGCCCTTGAATCTGGCCCAAGAAAGCGACGATCAACTGATTGCACGCTTGGCGAGCGCCAACATCTACTTCCGCGATCTTGCGCAGCGGTTGCTGAGCGAACGAATGCACCCAGAATTGCAATCGAAACTGCAATCGCTCGTTCTCAACCAATCGCAACCGCGGAAAGGCAGGCTACATGCCTTGTGGTCGCTGATTGGCGCAGGGCCGCTCGATCGGCAATTTCACTTGATTCTGCTGGCCAGTGACGATTCCACGTTCCGCGCTTGGGGAGTCAGAGCGGCTGGAGATCGCAACGGTGAAGTAGAAGAAATTCGCGAGCGCATCGTCGCGCTGACGAGTGACAAAGATGCCGAAGTCCGATTACAAACGGCAATCGCTTCGCGAAAACTGAAGCACCTTAACGCAGTTCCTCTGTTGTTGCGGGTGCTGTCCAAGAGCGACGGCGACCAACTCCTACCACACATCGTTTGGCAAAACCTGCATCCCTTCATCGAATCTGATCCTGCGCGGTTCGTCAAAGCGTTGGAAAAATACGATCTGACTCAAGCGAATCCAGTTGCCGATCTGCTGCCGCGCATTGCCGCGCGGTTATTGGCGATTGGTGACGAATCGGTGGTAGGACTTTATGAACTGCTGCTTCACCAAGCGCACGATCAAACCGCCGCATTGCAATCCCAATTGGCGCAGCTCAGCCGAATGATCGCCGACAAGGAGATTTCACGCGAGCAACTCCGATCGCTTGCACGGCGTCTCGACACTATGCTGATTGAACTCCGTGGCGGCAATAACGCTCTGGGTTATGAGGTGCAACTGCTTGCGGCTGGTGTCGAACGTCCTGGGGCTAGCGCGGAATTGCTCGAAGCATGTCAGAGTACGACGATCAAACCAGCCGATCGACTGCGCGGCCTAGAAATGTTGCTGACCAAACGCGAGTCGGGAGCCATTCAATTGGCGCGCGACATCATTTGCGATGAACGATCGCCGCTCGATGCGCGCGCGACAATGTTGACCGCTTTGCGACGATGTGACGATGTTGGCGTTGCCGGCGAGATGCTCGCAGCGTATTCCAACTTTCCGCCAGAGCTTCAGGCGAAGACGATCTCGCTGCTGACCGAGCGGCCCGGATGGAGCAAATCGCTGCTGCGTGCGATTGGCCGGAAGCAGCTTCCACCAACGGTTCTAAACGCGACGCAGATTGCCAATCTATTGGCTGGCCGCGATGAGGAGCTTCAACGGCTGATTGCCGAACATTGGGGCGCCATTCGCAGCGAACGCAACCCGCAGCGCGAGCAGGTCGTCAACGAAATGCGACAACTCATCGGCTCGAAAAGAGGAGATGCCTTGGCCGGCGCGGCGGTGTTTAAGAAAACCTGCGCTCAATGTCATCAGATTTTCGGCCACGGTTTTGATGTCGGGCCGGATTTGACCTCAAATGGCAGAAATGACTTCAATCAATTGCTCTCGAATGTCTTTGATCCCAGCCTCGTCATCGGCCGCGCCTATCAGGCCGTTTCGGTCGTGACCAGCGACGGCCGTTCGATTTCGGGACTGCTGGTGGAAGACGGCCAAGCGCGCGTCGTGCTCAAGCTTCAAGGTGGAAAACAAGAAATCGTCCGTCGCGACGAAATCGATGCGTTCCAACTCAGCAAGCTTTCTCTGATGCCGGAAGGGTTTGAAAAGCAATTGCAACCCGAAGAAATCATCAACCTGTTTGCTTTCCTGGCGTTGGAGCAGGCGCCTGAAGGATGGCCGGAAGTCGAGTTGCCGACTCACAAGAGTTGA
- a CDS encoding S49 family peptidase has protein sequence MPTPAYYNRAVPPLALVATAVVLLSSVCLTGCKCCTPTVNACMNMKADGHMTNEPVTPGNAGPVHPFTVPKEDAGMGGPSIAVIDVDGILLNMDMVGPSSAGENPVSLFRERLEAAAADPCTRAVVVRINSPGGGVTACDIMRHDLQEFKARTGLPVVACLMDVGASGGYFLATAADQIVAHPTTITGGIGVILNLYNLSRALQARDIAPIPIKSGENIDAGVVLQLAEGDTPQQEENAKLIAQQREYLQAIANQYHERFVDTVLRSRPMIDPTQQSLFDGRIFSGAQAVQNHLVDSLGYLDDAVATARSMAGLSMARVVLYHRCNDRARSQYSMTPNVPIQGQVLPMNLPGFERASMPTYLYLWQPEPTMERLGGH, from the coding sequence ATGCCCACTCCCGCTTATTACAATCGCGCCGTTCCTCCGCTTGCGCTGGTCGCCACGGCCGTAGTGCTGCTTTCATCCGTGTGTTTGACTGGCTGCAAATGCTGCACGCCGACGGTCAATGCCTGCATGAACATGAAGGCCGACGGCCACATGACCAACGAGCCGGTCACACCGGGAAATGCAGGGCCAGTGCATCCATTCACGGTTCCAAAAGAAGACGCTGGCATGGGCGGGCCATCGATTGCCGTGATCGACGTCGATGGCATCCTGCTGAACATGGACATGGTCGGCCCAAGTTCCGCCGGTGAAAATCCCGTGTCGCTGTTCCGCGAGCGTCTGGAAGCGGCAGCAGCCGACCCTTGCACGCGGGCTGTTGTCGTGCGCATCAACAGTCCTGGGGGTGGCGTGACGGCTTGCGATATCATGCGCCACGACCTGCAGGAATTCAAAGCGCGCACGGGCTTGCCCGTTGTGGCCTGCTTGATGGACGTCGGCGCTAGCGGCGGATACTTTCTGGCCACGGCCGCCGATCAAATCGTTGCTCATCCGACAACCATCACTGGCGGCATCGGCGTGATTTTGAATTTGTACAATCTCTCACGAGCGCTGCAGGCTCGCGATATTGCTCCCATACCGATCAAGTCTGGCGAAAACATTGACGCCGGCGTGGTGCTGCAACTGGCCGAGGGTGATACGCCGCAACAAGAAGAAAATGCGAAGCTGATCGCGCAGCAGCGCGAGTACTTGCAAGCCATCGCCAACCAATACCACGAGCGCTTCGTCGATACGGTGCTGCGATCGCGACCGATGATCGACCCTACGCAGCAATCCCTCTTTGATGGGCGGATCTTCAGCGGTGCTCAGGCCGTACAAAACCACCTGGTCGATTCGCTAGGCTACCTCGACGACGCGGTGGCAACGGCGCGCAGTATGGCCGGCCTCAGCATGGCTCGGGTGGTGCTGTATCACCGTTGCAACGATCGGGCTCGTTCGCAGTACAGCATGACGCCCAATGTGCCGATTCAAGGCCAAGTCCTGCCGATGAACCTTCCGGGTTTCGAGCGCGCATCGATGCCAACCTACCTCTACCTCTGGCAGCCGGAGCCAACGATGGAGCGGCTGGGCGGTCATTAG